A single window of Streptomyces xanthii DNA harbors:
- a CDS encoding universal stress protein has product MAGHEFSEPEGRKRQVADPTTTPRAAEETRHPCDPAFKHGVVVGFDGSTSSERALAYAIGMAHRSGSGLIIVHVANRLPTTVWAGCEPPVFVDVPDHRTEVLGLELACADYLSEVPWILVERGGDICHELEEVGHEYSADAIVVGSTHGLVGRIFGSVAGRLARRAQRPVVVIP; this is encoded by the coding sequence ATGGCCGGTCACGAATTTTCCGAACCCGAAGGCCGCAAGCGCCAGGTCGCCGATCCCACCACGACCCCGCGTGCGGCGGAAGAGACACGTCATCCCTGTGATCCCGCGTTCAAGCACGGGGTGGTCGTCGGGTTCGACGGCTCGACGTCCAGCGAGCGGGCCCTCGCGTACGCGATCGGCATGGCCCACCGTTCCGGCTCCGGCCTGATCATCGTGCACGTGGCGAACCGGCTGCCCACGACCGTGTGGGCGGGGTGCGAACCGCCGGTGTTCGTCGACGTCCCCGATCACCGCACCGAGGTCCTCGGGCTCGAGCTCGCGTGCGCGGACTATCTCTCCGAGGTGCCCTGGATCCTCGTCGAGCGCGGTGGCGACATCTGCCACGAGCTGGAGGAGGTCGGGCACGAGTACTCCGCCGACGCGATCGTCGTGGGTTCCACCCACGGGCTCGTCGGGCGGATCTTCGGCTCGGTCGCGGGGCGGCTCGCGCGG